DNA from Mycobacterium sp. SMC-8:
GCCCCGGTTGCTCCGACTATACGGAACGCACGCCCCGTTTCGTGTTCGCCTGAAGGGAAATCGCGGTGACGTCGATGCGCCCGTTGCGGGCCGATGCCGCGCGCAATCGCGCCCGGGTCCTCGAGGTCGCCTACGACACCTTCGCCGCGGAAGGGCTGGCCGTCCCGATCGACGAGATCGCGCGCCGGGCCGGCGTGGGTGCCGGCACGGTGTATCGGCACTTCCCCACGAAGGAGGCGCTGTTCGTCGCGGTGGCCGAGGACCGGCTGCACCGGATCGAAGCGCGAGCGCGCGACCTGCTTGCCACCGTCGGCGACGGTGAAGCCCTGTTCTCGTTTCTGCGCGAGATGATTCGTACCGGGGCCACCGACCACGGTCTGGTCGACGCGCTCGTCGGCTACGGCGTCGACCTGGAGACCGCGGCGCCGGGGGCCGAGGAGGCGT
Protein-coding regions in this window:
- a CDS encoding TetR/AcrR family transcriptional regulator, which encodes MRPLRADAARNRARVLEVAYDTFAAEGLAVPIDEIARRAGVGAGTVYRHFPTKEALFVAVAEDRLHRIEARARDLLATVGDGEALFSFLREMIRTGATDHGLVDALVGYGVDLETAAPGAEEAFLGLLGDLLGAAQRAGTVRADVGVAEIKALLVVCKVPQLYSDDVAGRVARVIEDGLRAPAGAD